A single Arachidicoccus sp. BS20 DNA region contains:
- a CDS encoding TonB-dependent receptor has translation MQRILLSFVLALVANVLFAQVSFNGKILNEQQQPLANATVLLKNVSTKQVLKTTSNDDGFFSFSSLKEYTKWKLNISYTGKNIYATNILVNSSNIDETYVLNDSQQELEPLEVRAVRASDKSPFTKTNISAAEIEKNNLGKDLPFLLNQTPNVVVNSDAGNGIGYTGITIRGSDATRTNVTINGIPNNDAEDQGVYFIDMPDLASSVGSIQIQRGVGSSTNGAGAFGATVNLSTNEVHDSAYATFSNSYGSFNTWKNTVAAGSGLVDGKFTADVRLSNISSDGYIDRAKSNLQSLFFSTAYIGKKTTVRFNFITGKEKTYQAWDGVSEDILPTDRTYNELGYINDSTFYKNETDNYWQSHYQLFITHRFNEKLSFNLTSFLVHGYGYYEEYKTDADYSSYGIPYPVSVSGDTTYSTDLVRQKWLKNNFYGQTFSLQYKNTNDELTFGGAWTNYDGQHYGNVIWAQNGGVANDYEYYNVPAYKYDKSIYLKWLHTFDEYWNLYADVQYRNVWYHIYGFEDDPELIRKSKFNFVNPKAGISYTRNGYNAYLSYALANKEPSRDDYEAGLDNQPKPEKLHDFELGAEKKAAKYNWGINLYYMLYKDQLVLTGKLNDVGAATRINVPNSYRAGIELQGGYVFSNWLNAAANLSFSRNKIKDFTAYYNAYDADWNELPQVAEQHHNTDIALSPSVVGAGTINILPFKNLELSLISKYVGRRYMDNTQNSSRIVAAYYNQDARIIYTIKTNFFKELSIIGSVYNVFNTKYNSIGYTYPEYEKGKVNNWNYFFPMAGTNYMVGVNIKL, from the coding sequence ATGCAACGGATTTTATTGTCTTTCGTGTTGGCATTGGTTGCCAACGTACTTTTTGCACAGGTAAGTTTTAACGGAAAAATTTTAAATGAACAGCAGCAGCCTTTGGCAAATGCAACGGTTCTTTTGAAAAATGTTTCAACGAAACAAGTATTAAAAACGACAAGTAACGATGATGGTTTTTTCTCCTTTTCTTCCCTGAAAGAATATACAAAATGGAAACTCAATATTTCTTATACCGGGAAAAATATTTATGCAACGAATATTTTAGTCAATAGCTCAAATATTGATGAAACCTATGTTTTAAACGATTCGCAACAAGAGCTTGAACCGCTGGAAGTGCGTGCTGTGCGTGCGAGCGACAAATCGCCTTTTACAAAAACAAATATTTCCGCAGCAGAAATCGAAAAAAATAATTTAGGAAAAGACTTGCCTTTTCTCTTAAATCAAACACCGAATGTTGTGGTTAATTCCGATGCAGGCAACGGCATTGGCTACACGGGGATTACCATTCGCGGTTCAGATGCAACGCGCACCAACGTTACGATTAACGGTATTCCAAACAACGATGCAGAAGACCAGGGCGTGTATTTTATAGATATGCCCGATTTGGCTTCTTCGGTTGGTTCTATACAAATTCAGCGCGGCGTAGGTTCTTCTACAAACGGCGCGGGCGCTTTTGGCGCAACCGTAAATTTGAGTACCAATGAAGTGCATGACAGCGCTTATGCAACATTCAGCAACAGTTACGGTTCGTTCAATACATGGAAAAATACTGTTGCCGCAGGTTCAGGGTTGGTTGATGGCAAATTCACGGCTGACGTGCGTTTGAGCAATATATCAAGCGACGGATATATCGACAGGGCAAAGAGTAATCTTCAATCTTTATTTTTCTCAACGGCATATATCGGAAAGAAAACAACCGTGCGGTTTAATTTTATTACAGGCAAAGAAAAAACGTATCAAGCCTGGGACGGCGTTTCCGAAGATATTTTGCCAACGGACAGAACTTACAATGAACTTGGCTACATCAACGATTCTACTTTTTATAAAAACGAAACGGATAATTATTGGCAGTCGCATTACCAGCTTTTTATTACCCATCGGTTTAACGAGAAACTTAGTTTTAACCTTACTTCTTTTCTCGTGCATGGTTACGGATATTACGAAGAATATAAAACGGATGCAGATTATTCATCTTACGGAATCCCTTATCCTGTCTCAGTTTCTGGCGATACAACTTATTCAACGGATTTGGTCAGGCAAAAATGGTTGAAGAATAATTTTTACGGACAAACATTTTCTCTTCAATATAAAAATACAAATGATGAACTCACTTTCGGCGGTGCGTGGACAAACTACGATGGACAACATTACGGCAATGTAATTTGGGCGCAAAACGGCGGCGTTGCAAATGATTATGAATATTACAATGTGCCTGCGTACAAATACGATAAAAGTATTTACTTGAAATGGCTGCACACATTTGACGAATATTGGAATTTGTATGCCGATGTTCAATACAGAAATGTATGGTATCATATTTACGGATTTGAGGATGACCCGGAATTAATCAGAAAAAGCAAGTTTAATTTTGTTAATCCAAAAGCAGGAATATCCTATACAAGAAACGGCTACAATGCTTATCTGTCCTACGCTTTGGCGAATAAAGAACCGAGCAGAGATGATTATGAAGCAGGCTTGGATAATCAGCCAAAACCTGAAAAGCTACACGATTTTGAATTGGGTGCAGAAAAAAAAGCAGCAAAATATAATTGGGGAATTAATCTCTATTATATGTTGTACAAAGACCAATTGGTATTAACAGGCAAGCTGAATGACGTAGGCGCAGCAACGCGCATCAATGTGCCGAACAGTTATCGCGCGGGCATTGAACTGCAAGGCGGATATGTATTCTCGAATTGGCTGAATGCCGCAGCCAACCTGAGTTTCAGCAGAAATAAGATAAAAGATTTCACGGCATATTACAATGCTTACGATGCAGATTGGAACGAATTGCCGCAGGTTGCAGAGCAGCATCACAACACAGATATTGCGCTTTCGCCGAGCGTTGTAGGAGCAGGAACAATTAATATTTTGCCTTTTAAAAATCTGGAATTGAGTTTAATAAGCAAATATGTCGGCCGCAGGTATATGGATAATACACAGAATAGCAGCAGGATCGTGGCGGCATATTATAATCAGGATGCACGAATTATTTATACAATAAAAACTAATTTCTTTAAAGAGTTAAGCATCATTGGGTCGGTGTACAATGTGTTTAATACAAAGTATAACTCTATCGGTTACACATATCCTGAATATGAAAAAGGTAAAGTAAACAATTGGAATTATTTCTTCCCGATGGCGGGAACGAATTATATGGTAGGAGTGAATATAAAGTTATAA
- a CDS encoding purine-nucleoside phosphorylase has protein sequence MSSLIEQLNESAKYIQSASTANPKIGIVLGSGLGNLATEIEVEQSIPYSDIPHFPVSTVEGHSGKLIFGKLNGVTVLAMAGRFHFYEGYTSAQVSYPIRVMKFLGIETILLSNAAGSVNPDYKVGDLMIINDHISFFTHNPLIGKNEKGLGVRFPDMSEPYDKKIITLAKSIGEKLQLHLHEGVYTAVTGPTFETHAEYRLIKAIGGDVVGMSTVQETIVAVHAGMKVFAISVVTDLGIREDNNVITHEEVLEAANAAEPKLTSLFKELVVALNN, from the coding sequence ATGTCATCATTAATTGAGCAATTAAACGAGTCGGCAAAATACATTCAATCGGCAAGTACAGCCAATCCCAAAATCGGTATTGTTTTGGGTAGTGGTTTGGGCAATCTCGCAACAGAAATAGAAGTTGAACAATCCATTCCGTACAGCGATATTCCACACTTTCCTGTAAGTACGGTAGAAGGTCATTCCGGCAAACTTATTTTCGGCAAACTCAATGGTGTAACAGTTTTGGCAATGGCGGGTCGCTTTCATTTTTACGAAGGCTACACATCAGCACAAGTCTCCTATCCTATTCGTGTGATGAAATTTTTGGGCATCGAAACCATTCTTTTGTCCAATGCTGCCGGCTCGGTAAATCCCGATTATAAAGTGGGCGATTTAATGATTATCAACGACCATATCAGCTTTTTTACACACAATCCTTTGATTGGAAAAAACGAAAAAGGACTCGGTGTTCGCTTTCCGGACATGAGCGAACCTTATGATAAAAAAATAATTACTCTTGCAAAAAGCATCGGCGAAAAACTGCAACTTCATTTGCACGAAGGCGTTTATACAGCCGTTACCGGACCAACATTTGAAACACATGCCGAGTATCGCTTAATCAAAGCTATTGGCGGCGATGTTGTAGGTATGAGCACTGTGCAGGAAACTATTGTAGCCGTTCATGCGGGCATGAAAGTTTTTGCGATAAGCGTGGTAACTGACTTGGGAATCCGTGAAGATAACAATGTGATTACCCACGAAGAAGTTTTGGAAGCTGCCAATGCAGCAGAACCAAAGCTCACAAGCTTGTTCAAAGAATTAGTTGTGGCACTCAACAATTAA
- a CDS encoding DUF3127 domain-containing protein, with amino-acid sequence MSYEVTGKLVAKYDTVQRTETFKTREFVIEKSDDIGGRIINNYVKFQCVQDKTALPDKFNIGDDIKVSFNLKGTKWSKDGRENYITNLDAWRLEAAGSLAQTAINNAPDNFVPDAAPDDVVDDLPF; translated from the coding sequence ATGTCTTACGAAGTAACAGGAAAATTAGTAGCAAAATACGACACTGTACAACGCACCGAAACGTTTAAAACAAGAGAATTTGTTATAGAAAAATCAGATGATATAGGCGGAAGAATTATTAATAATTATGTGAAATTTCAATGCGTGCAGGACAAAACGGCTTTGCCCGATAAGTTCAACATAGGCGACGATATAAAAGTTTCTTTCAACTTAAAAGGAACGAAATGGAGCAAAGACGGACGTGAAAATTATATTACCAATCTTGATGCGTGGCGTTTGGAAGCAGCAGGAAGTCTTGCGCAAACTGCAATAAACAATGCGCCGGACAACTTTGTTCCCGATGCCGCGCCGGATGATGTTGTGGATGATTTACCGTTTTAA
- a CDS encoding proline dehydrogenase family protein — protein MSVSFNNTKVAFAYKSDKELKSAKRLFSTMNYPALTALGTRFTPFLVKTGLPIDGLIRKTIFKQFVGGETLEETATVCQMLDKYNVDVILDYGVEGKESEENFEHATEEFIRVIRFAASQKNIPVIAIKVTGLARFALLEKLNEAPRLRSGVHDSEAESAEWERVRARMKRICDVAEETGIGVLVDAEESWIQDPIDHITMEMMAIYNKNKALVYNTIQLYRHDRLDFLKMSHKIAKEQSFILGAKLVRGAYMEKERTRATAMNYASPIQKNKEATDKDYNLALDYCFENIDNIAFVVATHNEQSALKAAEQLHSKGLSHHHPHVHFSQLYGMSDNMTFNLAKDGYSVSKYVPFGPIRDIVPYLMRRAQENSSVKGQTSRELSLIKKEIERRKNN, from the coding sequence ATGAGCGTTTCTTTTAACAATACCAAAGTTGCTTTTGCGTACAAATCCGACAAAGAATTAAAATCTGCCAAACGGTTATTTTCTACCATGAATTATCCCGCGCTTACTGCGCTCGGCACAAGGTTTACACCGTTTTTGGTAAAAACAGGATTACCGATTGACGGCTTGATTCGCAAAACAATTTTTAAACAGTTTGTAGGCGGTGAAACACTGGAAGAAACAGCAACAGTTTGCCAAATGCTCGATAAATACAACGTGGACGTCATTCTCGATTACGGCGTTGAAGGCAAAGAATCGGAAGAAAATTTTGAACACGCCACGGAAGAATTTATCCGCGTAATCCGCTTTGCCGCATCTCAAAAAAATATTCCGGTAATTGCGATTAAAGTTACCGGTTTGGCGAGATTTGCTTTGCTGGAAAAATTAAACGAAGCGCCGCGCCTGCGCAGCGGCGTACACGATAGCGAAGCTGAAAGCGCTGAATGGGAAAGAGTTCGCGCGCGCATGAAAAGAATTTGCGACGTTGCCGAAGAAACCGGAATCGGCGTATTGGTAGATGCGGAAGAAAGTTGGATTCAAGACCCGATTGACCACATTACGATGGAAATGATGGCAATTTATAATAAAAACAAAGCGCTTGTATATAACACTATCCAGCTCTATCGCCACGACAGACTGGATTTTTTAAAAATGTCGCATAAAATTGCCAAAGAACAAAGTTTTATTCTCGGAGCGAAACTCGTTCGCGGCGCATATATGGAAAAGGAACGTACGCGCGCAACTGCAATGAATTATGCCTCGCCTATTCAAAAAAACAAGGAAGCAACCGATAAAGATTATAATCTTGCACTGGATTATTGCTTTGAAAATATTGATAACATTGCATTTGTAGTAGCTACGCATAATGAACAAAGTGCGCTGAAAGCCGCAGAACAACTGCATTCCAAAGGATTATCGCATCATCATCCGCATGTACATTTTTCACAATTGTACGGCATGAGTGACAACATGACTTTCAACCTGGCGAAAGACGGATATTCCGTAAGCAAGTATGTTCCGTTCGGTCCTATACGCGATATTGTTCCTTATCTCATGCGGCGCGCGCAGGAAAACAGCAGCGTGAAAGGACAAACAAGCCGGGAGCTTTCATTGATTAAAAAAGAAATCGAAAGAAGGAAGAATAATTAG
- a CDS encoding agmatine deiminase family protein, with product MNPTPKELGYFFPAEFEKHSATWLSFPHKEESWPGKIDKVYPYYSEFVKLLSQSEKVCINVNDEAMKAFAVGHFEKAGVDLSQVEFFIHPTNDAWCRDHGPAFIINQKENKKAIVDWNYNAWGNKYPPYDLDDVIPTLIAKDYNIPVFYPGIVMEGGSVEFNGKGTLLTSTSCLLNPNRNPHLTQKEIEEYLVNYYGVEQILWVDEGIVGDDTDGHIDDTIRFVNEDTVLTVVEKNKSDENFSLLQNNLKQLQQMRLLNGKQLNIVELPMPDAVIWENQRLPASYANFYIANKFIIVPTYRCKQDDEALQIIQQYFPTRKVVGIDSTEIIWGLGSFHCLSQQEPAI from the coding sequence ATGAATCCGACTCCCAAAGAATTAGGTTATTTTTTCCCTGCTGAATTTGAAAAACATTCCGCAACATGGCTGAGCTTTCCACACAAAGAAGAAAGCTGGCCCGGAAAAATCGATAAGGTTTATCCGTATTATTCCGAGTTTGTAAAATTACTTTCGCAAAGCGAAAAAGTTTGTATTAATGTAAACGATGAAGCAATGAAAGCCTTTGCAGTCGGGCATTTCGAGAAAGCGGGCGTTGATTTATCGCAAGTAGAATTTTTCATTCATCCGACAAATGATGCGTGGTGCCGCGACCATGGTCCTGCGTTTATCATCAATCAAAAAGAAAATAAAAAAGCAATTGTTGATTGGAATTATAACGCATGGGGAAATAAATATCCGCCGTACGATTTGGACGACGTGATTCCTACGTTAATTGCGAAAGATTATAACATTCCTGTTTTTTATCCCGGCATTGTGATGGAAGGCGGCTCTGTGGAATTTAACGGAAAAGGAACGTTGCTTACTTCAACTTCGTGTTTGCTCAATCCAAACCGCAACCCGCATTTGACGCAAAAAGAGATTGAAGAATATCTGGTAAATTATTACGGTGTTGAACAAATTCTTTGGGTAGACGAAGGCATTGTAGGCGACGATACAGACGGACATATTGACGACACTATCCGCTTCGTAAATGAAGACACCGTTTTGACTGTTGTTGAAAAAAATAAGAGCGACGAAAATTTTAGTTTATTGCAGAACAATTTAAAACAACTGCAACAAATGCGCTTGCTGAACGGTAAACAATTAAACATTGTTGAGCTGCCAATGCCAGATGCCGTTATTTGGGAAAATCAGCGTCTGCCTGCATCCTACGCAAATTTTTATATTGCCAATAAGTTCATCATTGTTCCAACTTATCGTTGCAAACAAGATGATGAAGCATTGCAAATTATTCAGCAATATTTTCCTACGAGAAAAGTTGTAGGCATAGATTCTACGGAAATTATTTGGGGCTTGGGAAGCTTTCATTGCCTGAGCCAGCAAGAACCTGCGATATAA
- a CDS encoding carbon-nitrogen hydrolase → MAKVQVGLVQMSCVKDKAANLQKAIEKVREAAAKSAQIVCLQELFTSLYFCDVEDYENFKLAEAIPGSSTDALSEVAKELGVVIIASLFEKRAEGLYHNTTAVLDADGTYLGKYRKMHIPDDPAFYEKFYFTPGDLGYKIFQTKFAKIGVLICWDQWYPEAARITALMGAEILFYPTAIGWATSQDEATNEEQYNAWQTIQRSHAVANGVHVVSVNRVGFEQDGLMKFWGGSFVSNPFGSLIYKASHDNEETTVVEIDTKKTDHYRTHWPFLRDRRIDSYQPITKRFIDE, encoded by the coding sequence ATGGCAAAAGTACAAGTTGGTTTGGTGCAAATGTCCTGCGTTAAAGACAAAGCGGCGAACCTGCAAAAAGCAATTGAAAAAGTAAGAGAAGCTGCTGCAAAAAGCGCGCAAATCGTGTGTTTGCAGGAGTTATTCACTTCGTTATATTTCTGCGATGTGGAAGATTACGAGAACTTCAAATTGGCAGAAGCAATTCCCGGATCTTCGACAGATGCCTTGAGTGAAGTTGCAAAAGAATTAGGTGTTGTGATTATCGCTTCGCTGTTTGAAAAACGTGCTGAAGGTTTGTATCACAACACGACAGCCGTTTTGGATGCCGACGGAACTTATCTCGGCAAATACCGAAAAATGCACATTCCCGACGACCCTGCTTTTTATGAAAAATTTTATTTCACGCCGGGCGATTTGGGCTATAAAATCTTTCAAACAAAGTTTGCAAAAATCGGCGTGTTAATTTGTTGGGACCAATGGTATCCCGAAGCGGCGCGCATCACAGCTTTAATGGGCGCAGAAATTCTCTTCTATCCTACGGCAATCGGTTGGGCAACTTCGCAAGACGAAGCCACGAATGAAGAACAATACAACGCCTGGCAAACCATTCAGCGCAGCCACGCTGTTGCCAACGGCGTTCATGTTGTAAGTGTGAACCGCGTCGGTTTTGAACAAGACGGATTGATGAAATTCTGGGGCGGAAGTTTTGTAAGCAATCCTTTCGGAAGCCTTATCTACAAAGCTTCTCACGATAATGAAGAAACGACCGTTGTGGAAATTGATACAAAAAAAACAGACCATTATCGCACGCATTGGCCCTTTTTAAGAGATAGAAGAATTGACAGCTATCAGCCGATTACGAAAAGATTTATTGATGAGTAA
- a CDS encoding RNA polymerase sigma factor, translating to MRTYTTYNDTQLVLSFQDGDVTALSTLIERYKDKIYSSIFFLVKNKSLAEDIFQDTFIRVIDTLRSRRYNEEGKVLPWIMRIAHNLCVDHFRKIKRMPVITSDQSDIRDIFESTGVNNYENAEKEIIRQETNATLTDMLYRLPETQRDVIILRHFADLSFKEIARITNCSINTALGRMRYGLLNLRKMMEENSVSL from the coding sequence ATGAGAACCTACACAACCTACAATGATACGCAACTTGTCTTATCTTTTCAAGACGGTGATGTAACAGCTTTGTCAACATTGATAGAGCGGTACAAAGACAAAATCTATTCGTCTATTTTTTTCCTTGTTAAAAACAAAAGTCTCGCCGAAGATATCTTTCAAGATACGTTTATTCGTGTGATAGATACTTTGCGCTCGCGCCGCTACAATGAGGAAGGAAAAGTACTTCCGTGGATTATGCGCATTGCGCACAACCTGTGTGTTGACCACTTCCGAAAAATAAAGCGGATGCCTGTAATCACAAGCGACCAATCGGATATTCGCGATATTTTTGAATCGACGGGCGTAAATAATTATGAGAATGCCGAAAAGGAAATTATACGGCAGGAAACAAATGCTACGCTTACCGATATGCTGTACCGCTTGCCGGAAACGCAGCGCGATGTAATCATTCTGCGGCACTTTGCCGATTTGAGCTTTAAAGAAATTGCGCGCATTACCAATTGCAGCATCAATACAGCGTTGGGAAGAATGCGTTACGGATTGCTGAACCTGCGCAAGATGATGGAAGAAAACAGCGTGTCTTTATAA
- a CDS encoding ABC transporter ATP-binding protein, which translates to MLSFNSFEKSYGNNTILEIDNFIFDAGIYWLKGANGSGKSTLIKAIAGLLSYKGNIFFKEYNLKKNGVAYRQKINFADAEPLFPDYLTGEDLVQLFLRAKGGNIRGIRDFSEEIGIAEYLQNSIGTYSSGMLKKLSLALALTGNPSLILLDEPFITLDSASLQILQNRIEKLYKDKGISFIFSSHQSVNLENSFLAKEILINNKTIQILY; encoded by the coding sequence ATGCTATCTTTTAATTCGTTTGAAAAATCTTATGGCAACAACACAATTCTGGAAATTGATAATTTCATTTTCGATGCCGGCATTTATTGGCTGAAAGGCGCGAATGGTTCCGGAAAAAGTACATTAATCAAAGCTATTGCCGGTTTGCTTTCTTATAAAGGCAATATTTTTTTTAAAGAATATAATTTAAAAAAGAATGGTGTCGCATACAGGCAAAAAATAAATTTTGCAGATGCAGAACCGTTGTTCCCCGATTATCTTACGGGCGAAGATTTGGTTCAGCTATTTTTGAGAGCCAAAGGCGGAAATATTCGCGGCATTCGCGATTTTTCAGAAGAAATAGGCATTGCCGAATATTTGCAAAATTCAATCGGAACATATTCAAGTGGTATGCTCAAAAAACTTTCATTAGCGCTTGCTCTTACTGGCAATCCTTCACTGATTTTGCTGGACGAGCCGTTCATAACGCTCGATTCCGCCTCATTGCAAATATTACAGAACAGAATTGAAAAACTCTACAAAGACAAAGGAATCAGCTTTATATTTTCGTCGCATCAATCCGTAAACTTAGAAAATAGTTTTTTGGCAAAGGAAATTCTTATCAATAACAAAACAATCCAAATACTTTATTGA
- the fsa gene encoding fructose-6-phosphate aldolase, which produces MKFFIDTADLEQIKEANDLGILDGVTTNPSLMAKVGIKGQEAVYQHYKTICEIVTNGDISAEVVSTDFKGIIEEGQKLAALHKNIVVKVPMIKEGVKAIKWFTDNGIRTNCTLVFSAGQAILAAKAGAAYVSPFIGRIDDSGWEGIQLIEQIAEIYSIQGYETEILAASIRSSNHIIQCAEAGADVITSPLEPILGLLKHPLTDIGLAKFLEDAKKFN; this is translated from the coding sequence ATGAAATTCTTTATCGACACGGCAGATTTGGAACAAATTAAAGAAGCAAACGATTTGGGCATTTTGGATGGTGTTACGACTAATCCTTCTTTGATGGCGAAAGTAGGCATTAAAGGACAGGAAGCTGTATATCAGCATTATAAAACAATCTGCGAAATTGTAACAAACGGAGACATCAGTGCAGAAGTTGTTTCCACCGATTTTAAAGGCATTATCGAAGAAGGTCAGAAGCTGGCAGCTCTTCATAAAAATATTGTGGTAAAAGTTCCGATGATTAAAGAAGGCGTTAAAGCTATAAAATGGTTTACCGACAACGGCATCCGTACAAACTGTACATTGGTGTTTTCTGCCGGACAAGCAATTCTTGCAGCAAAAGCAGGTGCCGCTTATGTTTCGCCATTCATCGGTCGTATTGACGACAGTGGTTGGGAAGGTATTCAACTGATTGAACAAATTGCTGAAATTTATTCCATTCAAGGTTATGAAACCGAAATTTTGGCAGCATCAATCCGCAGCTCCAATCACATTATTCAATGTGCGGAAGCAGGTGCAGATGTAATCACTTCGCCGCTTGAGCCGATTTTAGGTTTGTTGAAACATCCTTTGACAGACATCGGATTGGCTAAGTTTCTCGAAGATGCGAAGAAGTTTAACTAA